The following proteins come from a genomic window of Oricola thermophila:
- a CDS encoding ABC transporter permease, translating to MENYLTYLSFGDRGWSDEIAWGLLTTVSLALATLPIGLVVGFLVALGKQSTEWTVRTAAEIYTTIFRGLPELLTLFLVYFGLQLGIQQALHAMDVESYIEINSFAAGVIALALVFSSYASEVFLSAFRAIPKGQYEGGYALGLRKRTVMIRIILPQLIRIALPGLANLWMVLLKDTALVSAIGLADILRQTKVAASATREPFLFYSLAFMLYLFLALLSSIALNRIETRGKRGENVR from the coding sequence TGGAGCGACGAGATCGCTTGGGGATTGCTGACAACCGTCTCGCTTGCCCTCGCCACTCTTCCGATCGGCCTCGTTGTCGGCTTCCTGGTTGCCCTGGGCAAGCAGAGCACGGAATGGACCGTGCGCACAGCCGCAGAGATCTACACGACGATTTTTCGCGGCCTTCCTGAGCTTTTGACGCTGTTTCTGGTCTATTTCGGCCTTCAGCTCGGCATCCAGCAGGCGCTCCATGCCATGGATGTGGAATCATACATAGAAATCAACAGCTTTGCCGCAGGCGTTATTGCGCTGGCGCTCGTGTTCTCATCCTATGCCAGCGAGGTATTCCTGTCGGCCTTTCGCGCCATACCCAAGGGCCAGTATGAAGGCGGCTATGCGCTGGGGCTGCGCAAGCGCACCGTAATGATCAGGATCATTTTGCCGCAATTGATCCGCATCGCGCTGCCCGGTCTCGCCAATCTCTGGATGGTCCTGCTCAAGGACACGGCGCTCGTGTCCGCTATCGGCCTTGCGGATATCCTTCGCCAGACCAAGGTGGCCGCCTCGGCTACGCGAGAACCATTTCTCTTCTATTCGCTTGCCTTCATGCTCTATCTCTTCCTCGCGCTGCTCTCTTCCATAGCACTCAACCGTATAGAGACCCGAGGCAAGCGCGGAGAAAATGTCCGATGA